A segment of the uncultured Desulfobulbus sp. genome:
GATAAGTTTGTCACCCCGGTCTAATAGCTTGACTAAGGGAAAGGGTGATTGCTTTGGGGCGGGGCCGGCCGTATCGTCAAAATTTGCAGGGCTTTTCGACAGGCTCGACCCGGTGAGGTCTTGGCAATAGTGGTTAGTTTGAAGCTATATGCTCCCATGTTGAGTTGTAAGTAAAACTTGTTTATGGTCCCACGCATGTTGCGAGATCTGTTCGGTTGTGCTGGAATCAAGGTTGGCCGCAAGCGTATTTCTGGTTAGAAAAGATGCTATTGATTAATCAGGATCATGTAATCGTCCGCTAATTCCACCATCAATTGCTATGGTTGCCCCATGAATGAAATCGAGCTTGCTATCGATAAGCGATAGACATAGGGTCGCAACCTCTTCGGGATTACCTATACGCTGTTGTGGGTGGCATGCCTCAAGTTGGGAATACAGTTCCGGTTTATCGATGAAGCCAGCTCTCAACATTTGCGTTTCAATAGCAGCAGGTTCTATTGCATTGACTTTCACCCTTCCCTGCAAATCAATGGCCAACGCCCGTGTCATTCCGCTGAGAGCGGCTTTACTGGTTGCGTAAGCGACAAAATTTTTTTTGGTTAGATGTGCATGGATGCTACTGATATTGATGATTGAACCTTTCGCAGTTTCAAGCTCTTTCAAAAATGCCTGTGACCACAGAAACGGAGCAAGCAGGTTCACATTCAGAGTTTCCTGCCAATCTTTTCGCGTCAAGGAGTCTGCTCCACCGAGGATCTGGGTGGCGGCGTTATTAATCAACCCTTTGAGGAGATTCGGGGGATAAACAGCTCGAATTTGTTCGAAAATTTTGGAAGCGTATTCGCTGTCTTCGACCGTCTGAGCTAGATTGCAGGTAATATAATGAATACTCCTGCCTTTGGGAATTGGAGGTTTATTTTTGTGAATAATACCTATGACACCGTATCCCGAGCTTGCAAATACATCAACAAATGCCTGCCCAATTCCCCCGGCAGCGCCGGTTATGATGACAAACCCCTTATTCATTCTTTACCCCTAAAAATGTCATCAGTTTGTCAATGGCAATCAAACTCGTTCTTTCGACCGCATCTGCAGTGTTTGATGCATTATGTGAACCGAAGATGCAACGGGGGTGTTGGCGAAGATAGGAGGTCATTGGTAACGGTTCTACCTCAAACACATCAAGGGCTGCAGAATAGACTTTACCCGATTTCAAGGCAGCTTCCAGAGATGGTTCGTCTATGACCGGGCCGCGTCCAACGTTAATAACTCGCACGCTATCCTTGGCCTGGTTAAGTACGGCGGAATTGACCATGTGCTTACTGGATGGGGTCAAAGAGCAGGTTACGATAATGAAGTCGGCTTCCTCAACGTGATTGGGCCATTGTGCTCGCTGGACATCCGCCATATCTGGTGCGTCCTGTGCCATAGGATCGTAGGCGATGACTTTCATACCAGCAACCCGTAAGCGTGCCGCTACCTGCTTGCCAATGTCACCATAGCCGATTAACGCTGCGGTTTTGCCATACAAAGAAATACCGCGAGGTTTGGGCCAGTTACCTTGCCGTACACCGTCATCGATTTGGAATGTTTCCCTCGCTAAAGCGATAACATACCCCATGGCAATATCGGCAACCTCTCGTCCAAACATATTTGGGGTGTTGATTATGGGGATGTCAAGTTCTTTGCACGCGGCAAAATCAACGTTGTCTACTCCTATGCCCCATTTGACAGCGGCCTTAAGACGGCCTGCTTTTGCGGCAGTAAACACTTCTCGAGTTGCGGGATCATCACCTATAATCCATCCATCATGTTTGGGAACTAATGATTTGAGTTCCTCGACAGTAAGAGTCTGCACAACATCAGGTGCAGTGACTTCACAGCCATATTGCGAAAAAACAGTGGAGAATGATTCTATCATTCCAAGCATAGGCGGACAGGTGACAAGAATTTTCATTGGGCAATACCATTTTTTTCTAGAAGATAACGAGCAGCAACGACGGCAAAATCCCAGTCAGCAGGGGTATCGATGTCTACGGACTCAAAGGCAGGACTTTC
Coding sequences within it:
- a CDS encoding SDR family oxidoreductase gives rise to the protein MNKGFVIITGAAGGIGQAFVDVFASSGYGVIGIIHKNKPPIPKGRSIHYITCNLAQTVEDSEYASKIFEQIRAVYPPNLLKGLINNAATQILGGADSLTRKDWQETLNVNLLAPFLWSQAFLKELETAKGSIINISSIHAHLTKKNFVAYATSKAALSGMTRALAIDLQGRVKVNAIEPAAIETQMLRAGFIDKPELYSQLEACHPQQRIGNPEEVATLCLSLIDSKLDFIHGATIAIDGGISGRLHDPD
- a CDS encoding phosphoglycerate dehydrogenase, with translation MKILVTCPPMLGMIESFSTVFSQYGCEVTAPDVVQTLTVEELKSLVPKHDGWIIGDDPATREVFTAAKAGRLKAAVKWGIGVDNVDFAACKELDIPIINTPNMFGREVADIAMGYVIALARETFQIDDGVRQGNWPKPRGISLYGKTAALIGYGDIGKQVAARLRVAGMKVIAYDPMAQDAPDMADVQRAQWPNHVEEADFIIVTCSLTPSSKHMVNSAVLNQAKDSVRVINVGRGPVIDEPSLEAALKSGKVYSAALDVFEVEPLPMTSYLRQHPRCIFGSHNASNTADAVERTSLIAIDKLMTFLGVKNE